In Thermodesulfobacteriota bacterium, a single genomic region encodes these proteins:
- a CDS encoding tetratricopeptide repeat protein, giving the protein MSGRPVLGGLLLLVLAHAFAAGCGWRKVAPPVAEPAPPVRVEPPAPLPAPSPPAPAPALPPPLPAPPVSAADKAVENGMAALQDGGFERALELFSSALKEKPGHAEAAGGFDEALVGLKKAGDAAYAQGKPEDAGKRWMGTLRHIGSPAARGRAYPFTRADVKAMLDKLTASQMEKGLLNYRKGDIPAAIAAWKTILAYDPENEEATRAVRTASTPLENHKKIPPAGAP; this is encoded by the coding sequence TTGAGCGGCCGGCCCGTTCTCGGCGGCCTCCTTTTGCTCGTCCTTGCGCACGCATTCGCGGCCGGATGCGGCTGGCGGAAAGTGGCCCCGCCCGTCGCGGAACCCGCTCCGCCGGTCCGGGTGGAGCCGCCCGCGCCGCTCCCCGCTCCTTCGCCGCCCGCCCCGGCTCCCGCGCTCCCTCCGCCGCTCCCCGCGCCGCCGGTATCCGCCGCGGACAAGGCGGTCGAAAACGGCATGGCGGCCCTGCAGGATGGGGGATTCGAGCGCGCGCTGGAGCTGTTCTCCTCCGCCTTGAAGGAGAAGCCGGGCCACGCCGAGGCCGCCGGGGGATTCGACGAAGCGCTCGTCGGCCTGAAGAAGGCCGGGGACGCGGCGTACGCGCAGGGAAAGCCGGAAGACGCCGGGAAGCGGTGGATGGGAACGCTCCGCCACATCGGGAGCCCGGCCGCCCGGGGGAGGGCGTACCCGTTCACCCGGGCCGACGTGAAGGCGATGCTGGACAAGCTCACCGCGTCGCAGATGGAGAAGGGGCTGCTCAACTACCGTAAGGGGGACATCCCCGCGGCCATCGCCGCATGGAAGACGATCCTTGCGTACGACCCCGAAAACGAGGAGGCGACCCGCGCGGTCCGGACCGCCTCCACACCGCTCGAAAACCACAAGAAGATCCCCCCGGCCGGCGCACC